The DNA region AGGCCCTCAAGGGAATCCCTTCCACCCCGGCCGGTTTCGGCGAGCATAGGACCACTTCACGGAGGCCAAAATGTCGTCTTCTTCACGCTCGTTAACCGTTACTACATGGACCGGTGCGCGGCCCGCCGTGTACGGCCTTCAGGTTCAGGGAAGCGAGATGTGGTCAGCCGCAGCGTGCGCCTTCACCGTCTCGATCGCCAGTTCCTCGAAGGCCTTCATCGCGGCGGTCGGGGGGGTTGCGCGTCGTACCAGGCAGCACGTCAGGTCATAGGTGTCGACGATCGGAATGAACCGGACATCTGGTCTCGGGTACGTTACGACTGCACTCGCCCCCACGATGTGAACGGCGAGTCCTGCTGCGCAGAGGTCCAGAACCTCCTCCATCGAGGAGGCCCTCGGCCCATACCGGGGCACAAAATCGTCGGCGTGCGGGATCCCGCTCCACAGCGCCTGATCGGTGGCGGAGCCGACCGCTACGAAGCATTCGGCGCTGATTTCCTCCAGTTTCAGTTCCGTGCGCTCGGCAAAAGGATGGCTGCTGCTGACCAGCAGCACTCGGCTCTCCCTCCACAGCGGCACGGACTCGAACCCGGATAGAGAGAGCTCGCCGATGATCGGCGCCAGTGCCGCATCGATCCGGCCCCCTCGCAGAGCTTTTAGCTCTTCACCGAAGGGGAACCGTTCGACCTGGACCTGAAGGTCAGTCAACTGCCGTACGGCCGCGGCGAGGATCCGTGAACCCGTCAGGGTGAGGATTGGCGCTCCGATGCGGAAAGTCGCGCGGCCGGTCCCGTAATCGGCTCTCCAAGCCTCGATGTCCTCCAGCGCGAGCACGGCCCTGCGGGCCATGGGAAGGAGCTGGGCACCGGCCGGAGTCAGGTCCACCTGCCGCGAGGTCCGCAGAAACAGGTCGATCCTCAGCCGGCGCTCAAGCGAGGAGATCTGCTGGCTGAGGGCCGAGGGGGTGATGACCAACCGCTCGGCCGCACGGGTGAAATGACGTTCCTCGGCGACCGCCAGGAAGTAACGGAGCTGCTGAATGGTGAGGTCCACGTCGACCTTCCCTTGATGCATTCCCGCGGTGATCCATCATGCTCACGGGCTGGAATGTTAAGCGTACCTTAACGAGAGTAAGCCAGATCCTGATGGACTGGCTGGTTGTCAAGCGCTGACACTGTGTCCGTCATCATCTTCTCTCACCCCGGGAGTGCAACATGTATCCGTTCAAGGCACAGCTGTCTACGACTCTGGTGCGCAATGAGTGGTATGTCGTCGCAACCGGCTCCGAGCTTGGCGAGAAGCCGGTCGCACGGACCATTCTCGGCCGTCCCGTCGTGATCTTCCGCGATGGGGAGGGCAAGGCCGTGATGCTGCATGGCCTGTGTCCTCACCGGAACTATCCTCTGGGCGACGGCGAAAGCCAGGTCGTGGACGGCCAGATCCAGTGCGGCTACCACGGGATCCGCTTCGACGGCACGGGCACCTGCACCTTCGTCCCGGGGTCACCCAAGCCCTCCCGGTTCCTCAGCGTCACCGCCTACCCCGTCGTGGAACAAGCCGGGTGGGTGTGGGCCTGGACCGGTGACCCCGAGCTGGCGGACCCGTCGAAGCTCCCGGCCCTGGACCGGCCCGAACTCTACGACCCCTCCTGGGACCACCGACTGGACTGCTACTACGAGGTCAT from Streptomyces sp. B1I3 includes:
- a CDS encoding LysR family transcriptional regulator, with product MDLTIQQLRYFLAVAEERHFTRAAERLVITPSALSQQISSLERRLRIDLFLRTSRQVDLTPAGAQLLPMARRAVLALEDIEAWRADYGTGRATFRIGAPILTLTGSRILAAAVRQLTDLQVQVERFPFGEELKALRGGRIDAALAPIIGELSLSGFESVPLWRESRVLLVSSSHPFAERTELKLEEISAECFVAVGSATDQALWSGIPHADDFVPRYGPRASSMEEVLDLCAAGLAVHIVGASAVVTYPRPDVRFIPIVDTYDLTCCLVRRATPPTAAMKAFEELAIETVKAHAAADHISLP